The Anabaena sp. WA102 genome contains a region encoding:
- a CDS encoding glycosyltransferase family 2 protein: MLEVAAILTCYNRRQKTLNCLSSLYTSLSSTQDVNLTVYLVDDGSTDQTSEVVSRQFPEVKIIQGSGNLYWSGGMRLGFGQAMKTGYDFYLWLNDDVILNPSAIKELLNSYQKNFSLFGRECIVVGPLSNPHDGQVIYSGYRSVGSKFVPKGQIVYSPDEDLECHYFNGNCVLIPKAAAFKVGNLNPIFIHAMGDSDYGYRCFLHGFKIFVCKDIVGCCEQDEGDYKLYSGLNQGNWKSLPLLQRLKLITSPKNFPVKPWLVYSYKYLGWLWILRFLRPYVLAIFPQFI; the protein is encoded by the coding sequence ATGTTAGAAGTTGCAGCAATTTTGACCTGTTACAATCGGCGACAAAAAACCCTTAACTGCTTAAGTTCCTTATATACCTCATTATCCAGCACTCAAGACGTTAATCTTACTGTCTATCTGGTAGATGATGGCAGTACAGATCAAACAAGTGAAGTAGTATCTAGGCAGTTCCCTGAAGTTAAAATTATTCAAGGTTCCGGGAATTTATATTGGTCAGGGGGAATGCGTTTAGGCTTTGGGCAGGCTATGAAAACAGGCTATGATTTTTACCTGTGGCTCAATGATGACGTAATTCTGAATCCTAGTGCCATAAAAGAACTTTTGAACTCTTATCAAAAAAACTTCTCCCTTTTTGGGAGAGAGTGTATAGTTGTTGGTCCATTATCCAATCCCCATGATGGCCAGGTCATTTATAGTGGTTATCGCTCAGTTGGCTCAAAATTTGTACCCAAAGGTCAGATTGTTTACTCGCCAGATGAAGATTTAGAATGCCATTATTTTAATGGAAACTGTGTACTAATTCCCAAAGCTGCTGCATTTAAAGTAGGCAATCTTAATCCAATTTTTATTCATGCAATGGGTGATTCTGATTATGGCTATCGGTGTTTCTTGCACGGATTTAAAATATTCGTCTGTAAAGATATAGTAGGCTGCTGTGAGCAAGATGAGGGAGATTACAAACTGTATTCTGGTCTTAATCAAGGAAATTGGAAATCATTACCCCTTTTACAAAGGCTCAAGCTTATCACTAGCCCGAAAAATTTCCCAGTCAAACCATGGTTAGTTTATTCCTATAAATATTTGGGTTGGCTATGGATATTAAGGTTTTTAAGACCTTATGTGTTGGCAATATTTCCCCAGTTTATTTGA
- a CDS encoding EpsG family protein: MSILLKSDVNNYNKPNIFHQVFSLFSNFRYSILLFGLSIWTLSPILGIIPLLLFSQIHISRLVTTNKPKQNILSLNSFSLFLVLFTITIIASTYQVISDLEAYVEIYKGLGNQPFFEYMTARSMEPVTFIIPNFIKLLFNSNAYSFILVQALTMNLAFMLIAIRFMPSYYPTIILLNITSGNYFIQMFLMRQFYGFIFLVFFIYTFSLWQKVILLSLAMFTHSSLFLFIAPAMIALPLSDNFTQVKFQFKTMRILKRFFNNLIRNNFFFYGSLIFIIIGLPTFLVLVRNNSNLQAIFPYLIVKIDRYKDSYNYLLGLSKDLWKSVIVDICFLLTSLLMIKFKDEDVYCYSWSIMFLVNLVALFAFYYFLPAFGRSVYFLAGLSGFFYTIVFNSKKLTHELNLFSSIMFMAIITKVLYFSYRIVAGSLAGQSQIWSGNPLNANMFDYIQYLYRGLTAV; this comes from the coding sequence ATGAGTATTCTTCTGAAAAGTGATGTGAATAACTATAACAAACCAAATATTTTCCATCAAGTATTTAGTCTTTTTTCTAATTTTCGCTATTCTATTTTATTATTTGGATTAAGTATTTGGACATTATCGCCAATACTAGGTATAATACCTTTATTACTATTTTCGCAAATACATATTTCTCGGTTAGTTACTACAAACAAACCGAAACAAAATATTTTGAGTCTAAACTCTTTTTCCCTTTTTCTCGTACTCTTTACAATTACAATTATTGCATCTACATATCAGGTGATCAGTGATTTAGAAGCGTATGTGGAAATCTACAAAGGACTGGGAAATCAGCCTTTTTTTGAGTATATGACTGCTAGGAGTATGGAACCAGTGACATTCATAATCCCAAATTTTATAAAATTGCTGTTCAATTCTAATGCATATTCCTTTATTTTAGTTCAAGCTTTGACAATGAATTTAGCATTCATGCTCATTGCTATAAGATTTATGCCATCATACTATCCTACAATTATTTTGCTTAATATTACCTCCGGAAATTATTTTATCCAAATGTTTTTAATGAGACAGTTTTACGGTTTCATATTTTTAGTTTTTTTCATTTATACTTTCTCTTTGTGGCAAAAAGTTATCCTGCTATCATTAGCAATGTTTACCCATAGTAGCTTATTTCTATTTATTGCCCCGGCAATGATTGCTCTGCCCTTAAGTGATAATTTTACTCAAGTAAAGTTTCAGTTCAAAACAATGAGAATCTTAAAAAGATTTTTTAATAATTTAATCCGCAACAATTTTTTCTTTTATGGAAGTTTGATATTTATTATAATCGGACTACCTACTTTTTTAGTGTTGGTTAGAAATAATAGTAATTTGCAAGCTATATTTCCATATCTGATTGTGAAGATAGACCGCTACAAAGATTCATATAACTATTTACTAGGACTCAGTAAAGACCTATGGAAATCAGTTATTGTTGATATATGTTTTTTGCTCACATCACTTTTAATGATCAAATTCAAAGATGAAGATGTTTATTGTTACTCATGGTCTATTATGTTTTTAGTAAACCTTGTTGCTTTATTTGCGTTTTACTATTTTCTACCTGCTTTTGGAAGGTCGGTATATTTCTTAGCCGGGTTATCTGGTTTCTTTTACACCATTGTATTTAATTCTAAAAAACTAACTCATGAATTAAACCTTTTTTCGTCCATTATGTTCATGGCAATTATTACTAAAGTTCTCTACTTTTCCTACCGTATAGTTGCAGGATCTCTTGCAGGTCAAAGTCAGATATGGAGTGGCAATCCTCTTAATGCAAATATGTTTGACTATATCCAATATTTGTATAGAGGACTTACAGCAGTTTGA
- a CDS encoding FkbM family methyltransferase, translated as MLEILKRTVKSSIQAIGLDLHRLSPSQNPFFQLRQGLEKFSVDLVFDIGANTGQFATELRSIGYKGRIVSFEPLSDAHKKLNQEADRVSWWQVHPKIAIGDFDGEIEINVAGNSVSSSVLPMLEAHATAAVKSAYISTDKVAIARLDSIASNYLSGKENYFIKIDTQGFEWQVLDGAQETLANAQGVLCELSLVPLYEGQRLWLEMIERLNSQGFSLWAIQKGFTDPRDGRTLQIDAIFFRLNIFGITGTEEPT; from the coding sequence ATGCTAGAAATCTTAAAAAGAACCGTTAAGTCATCAATACAGGCAATAGGACTTGATCTACATCGCCTTTCGCCCAGTCAAAATCCATTTTTCCAACTCCGCCAGGGTCTGGAGAAATTTAGTGTAGATTTAGTATTTGATATTGGTGCTAATACAGGACAATTCGCCACTGAGTTACGCTCCATAGGCTATAAAGGGCGGATCGTCAGCTTTGAACCGCTCTCAGATGCCCACAAAAAACTAAACCAAGAGGCTGATCGAGTCTCCTGGTGGCAAGTTCACCCCAAAATTGCTATTGGAGATTTTGACGGAGAAATTGAGATTAACGTCGCAGGTAATTCGGTATCCTCTTCAGTCTTACCTATGTTAGAGGCTCATGCAACGGCTGCGGTAAAATCTGCATATATCAGTACTGATAAAGTAGCGATCGCTCGTTTGGATTCTATTGCGTCCAATTATCTTAGTGGTAAAGAGAATTACTTTATCAAAATAGATACACAGGGCTTTGAATGGCAGGTTTTAGATGGTGCTCAGGAAACACTCGCCAATGCCCAAGGTGTACTATGTGAACTATCCCTTGTACCTCTTTATGAAGGACAGCGATTATGGTTAGAAATGATAGAACGACTTAATTCACAAGGTTTTAGTCTCTGGGCAATTCAAAAAGGTTTTACAGATCCACGAGATGGTCGTACCCTTCAGATTGATGCCATATTCTTCCGATTAAACATATTTGGCATAACAGGTACGGAAGAACCAACATAA
- the pseI gene encoding pseudaminic acid synthase, whose amino-acid sequence MKTIEIQDRKIGNNHPPFIIAEMSGNHNQSLERALEIVEIAAKTGVHALKIQTYTADTMTLDLDRDEFFINDPKSLWYGKSLFELYQQAYTPWEWHKPIFDRCRELGIIGFSTPFDFTAVDFLESLDVPFYKIASFENTDLPLIRKVASTGKPIIISTGMAAIAELDETITTAKQAGCQNLILLKCTSSYPSTPKDTNLLTIPHLRDLFDDIQVGLSDHTLGIGVAVASVALGATVIEKHFTLNRADGGVDAAFSMEPQEMKQLVIETERAWQAMGKISYGVTAAEQKSLIFRRSLYIAQNMQSGDILTPDNLRAIRPGQGLPPKYYNLLLGKKIKVDVQAGTPVKWELLM is encoded by the coding sequence ATGAAGACAATAGAGATTCAAGATAGAAAAATTGGTAACAATCATCCCCCATTTATAATTGCCGAAATGTCAGGCAATCATAACCAATCCTTAGAAAGAGCCTTGGAAATTGTCGAAATAGCTGCCAAAACAGGAGTTCACGCCCTCAAAATCCAAACTTATACAGCAGATACCATGACCCTCGACTTAGATCGAGACGAGTTTTTTATTAACGATCCTAAAAGCTTGTGGTATGGTAAATCTTTATTTGAACTTTATCAACAAGCATATACCCCTTGGGAATGGCATAAACCAATATTTGATCGCTGTCGGGAATTAGGTATCATCGGGTTTAGCACACCCTTTGACTTCACCGCAGTAGATTTCCTAGAATCCCTAGATGTTCCCTTTTACAAAATAGCCTCCTTTGAAAACACCGATTTACCACTAATTCGCAAAGTTGCCAGTACAGGAAAGCCTATCATCATTTCCACCGGTATGGCAGCGATCGCCGAATTAGATGAAACAATAACCACCGCCAAACAAGCAGGTTGTCAAAACCTAATTTTACTTAAATGTACCAGCAGTTACCCATCAACACCCAAAGACACAAACTTACTCACCATTCCCCACCTCAGAGATTTATTCGATGATATCCAGGTTGGCTTATCCGATCATACCCTGGGAATTGGTGTAGCTGTTGCCAGTGTAGCTTTAGGTGCTACAGTCATCGAGAAACATTTCACACTTAACCGCGCCGATGGTGGTGTAGATGCGGCTTTTTCCATGGAACCGCAAGAAATGAAACAATTAGTTATAGAAACAGAAAGAGCATGGCAAGCTATGGGTAAAATTAGCTATGGAGTCACCGCAGCCGAACAGAAATCTTTAATATTTAGGCGCAGTCTTTACATAGCCCAAAATATGCAATCAGGTGATATACTAACTCCAGACAATTTAAGAGCTATTCGTCCCGGACAAGGTTTACCCCCCAAATACTACAATCTTTTATTAGGGAAAAAAATCAAAGTAGATGTTCAAGCGGGAACACCAGTAAAGTGGGAATTGTTAATGTAA
- the pseH gene encoding UDP-4-amino-4,6-dideoxy-N-acetyl-beta-L-altrosamine N-acetyltransferase: protein MAKREDYQLRPLQESDLEMVLSWRNSERVRANMYTDHIISLEEHQTWFKKIKDEPTVDYLICEFQNHPIGLVNFTNIDKNNNKCYWGFYLGETATPLGSGGALSFISMEYIFEIVDIRKVCSEVLSFNNKSLKLHKRLSFQEEGCFKKHIYKNLEYQDVICLALFQEDWLQNKNDIAKIVFRNK from the coding sequence ATGGCTAAACGTGAAGATTATCAACTAAGACCTTTACAAGAATCTGATTTGGAAATGGTATTAAGTTGGCGTAATTCAGAGAGAGTCAGAGCTAATATGTATACAGATCATATTATCAGTCTTGAAGAACATCAAACTTGGTTTAAAAAAATAAAAGATGAGCCAACCGTTGACTATTTAATCTGTGAATTTCAAAATCATCCTATTGGGTTGGTTAACTTTACAAATATAGATAAAAATAATAATAAGTGTTACTGGGGATTTTATTTGGGCGAAACTGCAACTCCTTTAGGTAGTGGAGGTGCTTTAAGTTTTATTAGTATGGAGTATATTTTTGAAATTGTTGATATTAGAAAAGTTTGTAGTGAAGTTTTAAGTTTTAATAATAAATCTTTAAAACTCCATAAAAGACTCTCCTTCCAAGAAGAAGGATGTTTTAAGAAACACATCTATAAGAATCTTGAATATCAAGATGTTATTTGTTTAGCCTTATTTCAAGAAGATTGGTTACAGAATAAAAATGATATAGCTAAAATCGTATTTAGGAATAAATAA
- a CDS encoding DUF2887 domain-containing protein: MKTDKWFYELFLSQPGMLAELMPGIEENWEFIYNAPVVKEKEFRLDGVFTPVSNNPMIPMVFAEAQMQSDAGFYGRYFSQLFVYINQYTVKQDWRGLLILRDRSQGLGWEVPYTELLERRVTQLYLSDLRDQQELTPNLMLLQLLVTEKDKSAVIGRKLLQEADTTGEFQRRLSLIETILANKFPELTKEVIMNMLELETVDITQSRFYQEIIVEGLQEGRQKGLQEGLQEGLQEGRQKGLQEGLQEGRQKGLQEGEANLVIRQLRRRLGELPESQCSQIKSFPVSQLESLGEALLDFQGIDDLDDWLQKYTKLS, from the coding sequence ATGAAAACCGATAAATGGTTTTACGAATTATTTTTGTCGCAACCAGGGATGCTGGCAGAGTTGATGCCAGGAATTGAAGAAAACTGGGAGTTCATTTATAATGCTCCTGTTGTTAAGGAGAAAGAGTTTCGACTGGATGGAGTCTTTACGCCAGTATCAAATAACCCGATGATACCGATGGTGTTTGCTGAGGCACAAATGCAGTCCGACGCAGGATTCTATGGACGGTATTTTTCCCAATTGTTTGTCTATATTAATCAATATACAGTTAAACAAGACTGGCGGGGACTGTTGATTTTACGCGATCGCAGTCAAGGATTAGGCTGGGAAGTTCCCTACACAGAATTATTGGAAAGACGGGTAACTCAGCTATATTTGAGTGATCTGCGGGACCAGCAAGAACTAACCCCGAATTTGATGCTCTTACAGTTGTTGGTGACAGAAAAAGACAAAAGTGCCGTAATTGGTAGAAAGCTATTGCAGGAAGCCGACACAACAGGCGAGTTTCAAAGGCGATTGAGTTTAATCGAGACTATACTGGCTAATAAGTTCCCTGAGTTAACCAAGGAAGTCATTATGAATATGCTAGAGTTAGAGACTGTGGATATTACCCAATCCCGTTTTTACCAAGAGATTATTGTCGAAGGTCTTCAGGAAGGTCGCCAAAAGGGTCTTCAGGAAGGTCTTCAGGAAGGTCTTCAGGAAGGTCGCCAAAAGGGTCTTCAGGAAGGTCTTCAGGAAGGTCGCCAAAAGGGTCTTCAGGAAGGTGAGGCTAATTTAGTTATTCGTCAACTAAGACGACGACTGGGGGAATTACCAGAGAGCCAATGTTCACAAATCAAGAGTTTTCCTGTATCACAGTTGGAGTCATTAGGAGAAGCGCTGTTAGATTTTCAGGGTATTGATGATTTGGATGACTGGCTACAAAAATATACTAAATTAAGTTAA
- the pseG gene encoding UDP-2,4-diacetamido-2,4,6-trideoxy-beta-L-altropyranose hydrolase, producing the protein MNIIIRADASTQMGTGHVMRCLALAQAWQTDGGQVYFCTHKDFPVTLAQRLATEGINRLEIAPLPGSLADALETITCCQNYHSPWLVLDGYHFDASYQQTIKAAGLQLLVIDDYGHADSYCADFILNQNIDADASLYPRINPKTQFLLGCEYTLLRREFWSWRDHARYQLRKSPPGSSLRILVTLGGSDPDHVTLKVIQALQLVNSDNLEVIVVVGGSNPHYDKLQTEVAKSRILITLQQNVTNMPELMAWADIAIAAGGSTNWELAFMGLPSLVITVADNQKEITAKLDRQGVIINLGWHEDVTIEGLSLSIQDLIGDRPHRETMSKKGQQLVDGNGAKRVVSAMVSMLA; encoded by the coding sequence ATGAATATAATTATCCGTGCTGACGCATCTACCCAAATGGGTACAGGTCATGTCATGCGCTGTTTAGCACTTGCTCAGGCTTGGCAAACTGACGGTGGACAAGTATACTTCTGTACCCACAAAGATTTCCCCGTCACCCTCGCCCAAAGACTGGCAACTGAGGGCATAAATAGGCTGGAAATTGCACCATTACCCGGATCTTTGGCAGATGCACTGGAGACCATTACATGTTGTCAAAATTATCACAGCCCTTGGTTAGTTCTCGATGGTTATCACTTTGATGCTAGTTATCAACAAACAATTAAAGCGGCTGGATTACAATTATTGGTAATAGACGATTATGGACACGCTGATAGTTATTGTGCTGACTTCATATTAAATCAAAATATTGATGCTGATGCCAGTCTCTATCCCCGCATCAACCCAAAAACCCAATTTCTGTTAGGGTGTGAATACACTTTGTTGCGGCGTGAATTTTGGTCATGGCGCGATCATGCTAGATATCAACTACGGAAATCCCCTCCTGGTTCATCCCTGCGAATCTTAGTTACTCTAGGTGGTAGCGATCCTGATCATGTCACACTTAAAGTCATTCAAGCTTTACAACTAGTAAACAGTGATAATTTAGAAGTTATTGTTGTTGTCGGTGGTAGCAACCCGCACTACGATAAATTACAGACTGAAGTTGCAAAATCCAGAATATTAATTACTTTACAACAAAATGTCACTAATATGCCTGAGTTGATGGCTTGGGCAGACATAGCGATCGCCGCAGGTGGCTCAACTAATTGGGAATTAGCATTTATGGGTTTGCCTAGTCTTGTAATCACAGTAGCGGATAATCAAAAAGAGATTACGGCAAAATTAGATCGACAAGGTGTAATTATTAATCTGGGTTGGCATGAGGATGTAACTATTGAGGGTTTGAGTTTATCAATACAAGACTTAATTGGCGATCGCCCCCATCGGGAAACCATGAGTAAAAAAGGACAGCAGTTAGTAGATGGCAATGGTGCAAAGCGCGTTGTCTCAGCGATGGTCAGTATGTTAGCTTAG
- a CDS encoding pseudaminic acid biosynthesis-associated methylase, whose amino-acid sequence MYTQSILDFQVDFQRNFVLIKGVLIHINPEYLNQVYDLLYQTSNKYICICEYYNPTPVEVSYRGHQGKLFKRDFAGEIMDKFNDLELIDYGFVYHRDYQFPQDDMNWFLLKKSNLV is encoded by the coding sequence ATTTATACTCAATCAATTTTAGATTTTCAAGTTGATTTTCAAAGAAATTTTGTTTTAATTAAGGGAGTTTTAATTCACATAAATCCTGAATACTTAAATCAAGTTTATGACTTATTGTATCAAACTAGTAATAAATATATTTGTATTTGTGAATATTATAATCCCACGCCTGTAGAAGTTTCTTATCGAGGTCATCAAGGAAAATTATTTAAGAGAGATTTTGCCGGAGAAATCATGGATAAATTTAATGATTTAGAATTGATTGATTATGGTTTTGTATATCACCGTGACTATCAATTTCCTCAAGACGATATGAATTGGTTTTTGTTGAAAAAGTCTAACCTTGTCTGA
- a CDS encoding cytidylyltransferase domain-containing protein, whose amino-acid sequence MKTITIIQARMGSTRLPGKVMKRLCDQTVLAHVVTRVKACSRIDEIIVATTTSPHDNCLVEEAEKLGVKWFRGSQDNVLERYYLAAKEHQADTVIRVTSDCPLLDAEILDQLLSYFQEENSNGLNIDYLSNSLKRSFPRGLDVEIFTYSALELAYNSATKDYEREHVTPYIQENPDIFSLHNLNNDDDLSYHRWTLDTPEDYELIKIIYDNLYDKDPLFGMDSILKFLGENPDLININAHIKQKQLGE is encoded by the coding sequence ATGAAAACCATCACTATTATCCAAGCCAGAATGGGGTCAACTAGATTACCAGGAAAGGTAATGAAAAGACTCTGCGATCAAACGGTTTTAGCTCATGTTGTAACCAGAGTTAAGGCTTGTAGTAGAATTGATGAGATTATTGTGGCAACAACTACATCACCCCATGATAATTGTCTTGTTGAAGAAGCCGAAAAATTAGGAGTAAAATGGTTTAGAGGCAGCCAAGATAATGTTTTAGAAAGATATTATTTAGCAGCTAAAGAACATCAAGCAGACACTGTAATCAGAGTTACTTCTGATTGTCCTTTATTAGATGCAGAAATTCTTGATCAGCTATTATCCTATTTTCAGGAAGAAAATAGCAATGGTCTAAATATTGACTATTTAAGTAATTCATTAAAACGCAGTTTTCCGAGAGGATTAGATGTAGAAATATTTACTTATAGTGCTTTAGAATTAGCTTATAATTCTGCCACTAAAGATTATGAAAGAGAACACGTTACCCCTTATATTCAAGAAAATCCAGATATCTTTTCTTTGCATAACTTAAATAATGATGATGATTTATCTTATCATCGCTGGACTTTAGATACTCCAGAGGATTATGAATTAATTAAAATTATTTATGATAATTTATATGATAAAGATCCTTTGTTTGGAATGGATAGTATACTAAAATTTTTGGGAGAAAATCCCGATCTCATTAATATTAATGCTCATATTAAACAAAAACAACTAGGAGAATAA
- a CDS encoding DUF29 domain-containing protein, which produces MSDTLYESDFYSWAHQQSDLLRQEKFEQLDLSHLIEELTDLGNRHYDQLESRLMQLVAHLLKWQVQHWRRSNSWRATIRVQRTSIDKLLRRNPGLKSRLNEALVESWSEARDLAIAETDLPDENFPETCPFQLDEIINPDFWPDHKTVES; this is translated from the coding sequence ATGAGTGACACATTGTATGAATCTGACTTTTATAGCTGGGCGCATCAACAATCAGATTTACTGCGTCAGGAGAAATTTGAGCAGTTAGATTTATCTCATCTGATCGAGGAGCTAACAGATTTGGGTAATCGTCATTACGATCAGTTAGAGTCAAGGTTGATGCAATTAGTGGCGCATCTGCTCAAATGGCAGGTGCAACACTGGCGACGTTCTAACAGTTGGCGAGCGACAATTCGCGTACAGCGAACATCAATTGACAAGTTGCTGCGTCGTAATCCTGGGTTAAAGTCCCGTCTCAATGAAGCCTTAGTAGAAAGTTGGTCTGAAGCTAGAGATTTAGCGATCGCAGAAACCGATTTACCCGATGAAAATTTCCCTGAAACTTGTCCTTTTCAACTAGATGAGATTATCAATCCAGATTTCTGGCCAGATCACAAGACCGTTGAATCATAA
- the pseC gene encoding UDP-4-amino-4,6-dideoxy-N-acetyl-beta-L-altrosamine transaminase: MNYIPYGRQNINQQDIDAVVSVLQSDWLTQGPAIARFENLVAEYCGVKYAVAVASATAGLHIACLAAGLSSGDRLWTVPNTFVASANCGLYCGAEVDFVDIDPQTYNLSIPALADKLALAAERGKLPQVVVPVHFAGQSCDMKAIAELSQKYGFQVIEDAAHGIGGRYGDRPIGCCQFSDLTVFSFHPVKIITTAEGGMILTNRQDLYEKLIRLRSHGITRDPRFIQGDSPGPWYYQQLELGYHYRMTDLQAALGASQMERLDTFVKGRHELVARYNIGLQDLPVTRPYQHPDTYSSWHLYVIRLQRHSINRSHREVFEALRTAGIGVNVHYIPVHTQPYYQQLGFKQGDFPESESYYQEAISLPLYYDLTEDNQNYVIKTLGEILQDYIGR, translated from the coding sequence ATGAACTATATTCCCTACGGACGGCAAAATATTAATCAGCAAGATATTGATGCAGTAGTCAGCGTTTTACAGTCAGACTGGTTAACCCAAGGACCAGCGATCGCTCGATTTGAAAACTTAGTAGCTGAATACTGTGGGGTAAAATATGCAGTGGCGGTGGCTAGTGCTACAGCGGGGTTACATATTGCCTGTTTAGCTGCGGGGTTAAGTTCTGGTGATAGACTGTGGACTGTACCTAATACCTTTGTAGCTTCTGCAAACTGTGGTTTGTACTGTGGTGCGGAAGTGGATTTTGTGGATATTGATCCTCAAACCTATAATCTCAGTATTCCCGCCCTAGCTGACAAATTAGCCCTAGCAGCAGAACGGGGGAAATTACCTCAAGTTGTGGTTCCAGTCCATTTTGCTGGGCAATCTTGCGACATGAAAGCGATCGCTGAGTTGTCACAAAAGTATGGCTTTCAGGTGATTGAAGACGCAGCCCATGGTATAGGTGGACGTTATGGCGATCGCCCTATTGGTTGTTGTCAGTTTTCCGATTTGACTGTATTTAGTTTCCACCCAGTTAAAATCATCACTACTGCCGAAGGAGGCATGATTTTAACCAATCGTCAAGACCTCTATGAAAAGTTGATCCGGCTGCGGAGTCATGGTATTACCCGCGATCCTCGCTTTATTCAGGGAGATTCCCCAGGACCTTGGTACTATCAGCAGTTGGAGTTGGGTTATCATTACCGGATGACTGATTTACAAGCCGCTTTGGGTGCAAGTCAGATGGAAAGGTTGGATACCTTCGTCAAGGGTCGTCATGAGTTGGTAGCAAGATATAATATTGGCTTGCAAGATTTACCTGTGACTAGACCTTATCAACATCCTGATACCTATTCGAGTTGGCATTTATACGTAATTCGGTTACAACGCCATTCCATCAATCGCTCCCATCGAGAAGTATTTGAGGCACTCAGAACCGCAGGAATTGGAGTCAATGTACATTATATTCCTGTTCACACCCAGCCCTATTATCAGCAATTGGGATTTAAGCAGGGTGATTTTCCTGAGTCTGAATCTTATTATCAGGAGGCGATTAGTTTGCCGCTTTATTATGATTTGACTGAAGACAATCAAAATTATGTTATTAAGACGTTAGGGGAGATTTTACAAGATTACATAGGAAGATAA